The following are encoded in a window of Planctomycetota bacterium genomic DNA:
- the oah gene encoding 6-oxocyclohex-1-ene-1-carbonyl-CoA hydratase — MKDMPWLERDNSNRDHFLFSEEFFGKEPPTVIYEKKPIVNPTTGEAVKGLYSSWITLNNPAQYNSYTTRMVKGVIAGFQRASADNSVVAVVFTAMGDKAFCTGGNTKEYAEYYSTNPTEYGNYMDLFNAMVDGILNCKKPVLCRVNGMRVAGGQEIGMACDITISSDLAIYGQAGPRHGSAPDGGATDFMPLFIGLENALWSCTACELWSAYKMKLLGLISKVAPVIKEGGKFIRNPLVVTDKYVDNGEVVYGEFKKGKEAEDAKAYLKAAKTDFELLDKEVNNVIWTFTNLMPGCLIKTIDSIRLKKKFYWDQQKLPNRHWLAANMNTEAYIGFNAFNTKKATGKDVIDFIKYRQLLAEGHSFDEELVKQVMPKPK, encoded by the coding sequence ATGAAAGATATGCCCTGGTTAGAGCGCGATAATTCCAATAGAGACCATTTCCTGTTCAGTGAGGAGTTCTTCGGCAAGGAGCCGCCTACTGTTATCTACGAGAAGAAACCCATTGTCAATCCAACTACAGGTGAGGCAGTAAAGGGTCTCTATTCATCCTGGATTACCCTGAATAATCCGGCTCAGTATAATTCATACACTACCAGGATGGTCAAGGGCGTCATCGCCGGATTCCAGCGCGCCTCGGCTGATAACAGCGTCGTGGCCGTGGTCTTTACCGCAATGGGCGATAAGGCATTCTGCACCGGCGGTAATACCAAGGAATACGCCGAATATTATTCCACCAATCCGACCGAATACGGCAATTATATGGACCTGTTTAACGCTATGGTGGATGGGATTCTCAACTGCAAGAAGCCGGTGCTCTGCCGGGTTAATGGTATGCGGGTGGCCGGCGGGCAGGAAATCGGCATGGCCTGCGATATTACTATCTCATCTGACTTGGCCATTTACGGACAGGCCGGGCCCAGGCACGGCTCGGCCCCGGACGGCGGGGCCACGGATTTTATGCCGCTGTTTATCGGTCTGGAAAATGCCTTATGGTCCTGCACGGCCTGCGAACTCTGGAGCGCCTATAAGATGAAACTGCTCGGGCTTATCAGCAAGGTGGCGCCGGTTATCAAAGAGGGCGGGAAATTTATCCGCAATCCGTTGGTCGTGACCGATAAATACGTGGACAACGGCGAGGTTGTCTATGGTGAATTCAAGAAGGGCAAGGAGGCCGAGGATGCCAAGGCATATCTCAAGGCCGCCAAGACCGATTTTGAACTACTTGATAAAGAGGTCAATAATGTAATCTGGACATTCACCAACCTGATGCCGGGCTGTCTGATAAAGACCATAGACAGCATCCGACTGAAGAAGAAATTCTATTGGGACCAGCAGAAACTTCCTAACCGGCACTGGCTGGCCGCTAATATGAACACCGAGGCATATATCGGGTTCAACGCCTTCAACACCAAGAAGGCAACCGGCAAGGACGTGATTGACTTCATCAAATACCGCCAGTTACTGGCCGAGGGGCATTCGTTTGATGAGGAACTGGTCAAGCAGGTTATGCCGAAGCCGAAGTGA
- a CDS encoding helix-turn-helix domain-containing protein translates to MSSVKSVVAFLYFLDYLLQLFVTEEIMSYPNIFIKLTGPERILLNREVTRLASTGRIRACRRLQAIYLSDSGHTYKEICQSFDVSYRSVKGWVALYRKQGISGLLKRS, encoded by the coding sequence GTGTCATCTGTGAAATCTGTGGTTGCATTTTTATATTTTCTTGATTATCTTTTGCAACTATTTGTAACCGAGGAAATCATGTCATATCCTAATATCTTTATCAAACTCACCGGACCGGAACGCATTCTGCTAAATCGTGAAGTTACCCGGCTGGCATCAACAGGCAGGATAAGGGCCTGTAGGCGGCTCCAGGCCATCTACCTTTCTGACAGCGGACATACCTACAAAGAGATTTGTCAGTCATTCGATGTCTCTTACCGCAGTGTCAAGGGCTGGGTGGCCCTATACCGTAAACAGGGGATAAGTGGGCTCTTAAAGAGGTCGTAG
- a CDS encoding 3-oxoacyl-ACP reductase FabG, translating to MKELEGKGAIVTGGSVGIGASIALDLARNGANVAINYRKHADEANKIVEEIKKMGRKGLAIQADVAKSADAEKMVQSALKEFGRLDILVNNAGINQDSVVWKMTEEQWDNVMSINLKGCFNYIHAVVPLFKTQNSGKIINITSINGLRGKFGQSNYSASKAGIIGLTKSVARELGKFSVNVNAVAPGLIETDMVVNAPEEVKQKALAEIVLGRIGKPDEVAWVVSFLASDKARHITGEVIKVDGGQYI from the coding sequence ATGAAAGAATTAGAAGGCAAAGGCGCGATTGTCACCGGCGGGAGCGTGGGTATCGGCGCATCTATTGCCCTGGATTTAGCCCGGAACGGCGCTAATGTGGCGATCAATTACCGCAAGCACGCTGACGAGGCCAATAAAATCGTGGAGGAAATCAAGAAGATGGGACGCAAAGGCCTGGCCATACAGGCCGATGTGGCTAAGTCCGCTGATGCCGAGAAGATGGTTCAGTCCGCGCTCAAGGAATTCGGGCGCCTGGATATCTTAGTCAATAACGCCGGCATCAACCAGGATTCGGTGGTCTGGAAGATGACCGAGGAGCAATGGGATAACGTGATGTCCATCAATCTCAAGGGCTGTTTTAATTATATCCACGCGGTCGTGCCGCTGTTCAAGACCCAGAATTCAGGCAAGATAATAAATATTACCTCTATCAACGGGTTGAGAGGTAAATTCGGCCAATCCAATTATTCCGCCTCCAAGGCCGGGATTATCGGGCTGACCAAGTCCGTGGCCCGGGAACTGGGCAAATTCAGCGTCAATGTCAATGCCGTGGCGCCCGGACTGATTGAGACCGATATGGTGGTCAATGCGCCGGAAGAGGTCAAGCAGAAGGCGCTGGCGGAAATCGTCCTGGGCCGAATCGGCAAGCCGGACGAGGTGGCTTGGGTCGTCTCATTCCTGGCTTCTGATAAGGCCAGGCATATTACCGGAGAAGTAATAAAGGTGGATGGAGGACAGTATATATAA
- a CDS encoding enoyl-CoA hydratase/isomerase family protein, which yields MEYKHIKYQFSDGVARITLNHPPLNVLNIAMMKEINGVLEGLAKEQYLPDGKAGLKLLVFDAEGKAFCAGVDVSEHIGSTAIEMIKDFHQIFRNLIAINKPTLAVVQGAALGGGCELAIFCDFIIAAETAKFGQPEIQVGVFPPIACMLLPRIIPQAKAMELLLTGVVIGAPEALSIGLINKSVPVDKLKEEENNFTSKITNLSAVVLGYTKLAALKQQQSAFLEYLTEVENIYLNQLMKTEDAQEGLNAFLSKRKPVWKNK from the coding sequence ATGGAATATAAGCATATCAAATATCAGTTTTCAGACGGCGTGGCCCGAATAACCCTGAATCATCCGCCTCTGAATGTCCTTAATATCGCAATGATGAAGGAGATTAATGGGGTGCTGGAAGGGCTGGCTAAAGAGCAGTATTTACCTGATGGTAAGGCAGGCCTGAAACTGCTGGTCTTTGACGCCGAGGGCAAGGCATTCTGCGCCGGGGTGGATGTGTCCGAGCACATCGGTTCTACCGCGATTGAGATGATAAAGGATTTCCACCAGATATTCCGGAACCTGATAGCCATCAACAAGCCGACCCTGGCTGTGGTGCAGGGCGCGGCCCTGGGTGGCGGGTGCGAACTGGCCATATTCTGTGATTTTATCATTGCCGCTGAGACCGCCAAATTCGGCCAGCCAGAGATTCAGGTCGGCGTATTCCCGCCCATTGCCTGTATGCTCCTGCCCCGGATTATCCCGCAGGCCAAAGCAATGGAACTGCTCCTGACCGGCGTGGTTATCGGAGCGCCTGAAGCCCTGTCCATCGGCTTGATAAATAAATCCGTGCCTGTGGATAAACTTAAAGAAGAAGAAAACAACTTCACCTCCAAGATAACCAACTTGAGCGCCGTGGTACTGGGTTACACCAAATTAGCCGCATTGAAGCAGCAACAGAGCGCATTCCTTGAGTATCTTACCGAAGTAGAAAACATCTATCTCAATCAATTGATGAAGACCGAGGACGCCCAGGAGGGCCTGAATGCGTTTCTGTCTAAGCGCAAACCGGTCTGGAAGAATAAATAA
- a CDS encoding DUF4173 domain-containing protein, which produces MTEENAATPMPNPAEPAAAQPTASDKIGWIPDITKTVILSTLLLVIIFDYFIYQSWGRTDGLGLGALILLVAGLIWLIERPSFSIGGLICEGLLILLAVRSIWQASAWGWITAFILIFIFTSSLKMFSLHITELVHSFCWTGLKLPLILTGYARTILKLSSRFPFWGARLFRLGLIWLIPAVIVLVFIIIFALANSVVASWMTSIWDWVWEQLSHILDYFPSIGHIFFWIFSFISAVILLAPQKLKLTVLTPILGDDEEMKQGSALPFTDLLAAIAINTLVAVNLVFLLYNIVDFSYLWIKKALPQGLSYSEYARSGTLWLTLALALTSLVLGVIFIRDLNFHRRTRLLKILAWIWVAQNLIIAVGTFHRLLMYIDCNGLTRMRIVGAYGILLVVIGLLIVALKMHRVKSFLWMTRRHLLAFSLGLLALVITPMDVVVFKYNVHLILHGNPRSAVQLIVQPITAEGIPALIPLLDCKDETIRKGVAGILLREQENLRQLQDKEQRWVERELSRFNALKEIKSVRSTLEKIIPDGQWQKAINDLNEHTKKWY; this is translated from the coding sequence ATGACAGAAGAAAATGCTGCTACACCAATGCCAAATCCGGCTGAACCGGCGGCTGCGCAACCAACGGCTTCAGACAAGATAGGGTGGATTCCTGATATCACCAAGACGGTTATTCTTAGCACCCTGTTGCTGGTGATTATATTTGATTATTTTATCTACCAGAGTTGGGGCCGGACGGACGGCCTGGGTTTGGGAGCCCTGATTCTGCTAGTCGCCGGTCTTATCTGGCTGATTGAGCGGCCGTCTTTTTCCATCGGCGGATTAATTTGCGAAGGTCTGTTGATTCTGCTGGCTGTCAGAAGCATCTGGCAGGCAAGCGCCTGGGGCTGGATAACGGCTTTTATACTTATCTTTATTTTTACCTCATCGCTGAAGATGTTCTCTTTGCATATCACGGAATTAGTCCATTCATTTTGCTGGACCGGCTTAAAACTGCCTCTTATATTGACCGGTTATGCCCGGACGATATTGAAGCTGAGTTCGCGATTCCCATTCTGGGGCGCGCGATTATTCCGGCTCGGTCTTATCTGGCTGATTCCAGCCGTAATCGTGCTGGTCTTTATCATCATCTTTGCCCTGGCTAATAGCGTTGTGGCATCCTGGATGACGAGTATCTGGGATTGGGTCTGGGAGCAATTATCCCATATCCTGGATTATTTCCCGTCCATCGGCCATATCTTCTTCTGGATATTCTCATTTATATCAGCCGTGATTTTACTGGCGCCCCAGAAACTCAAGCTTACCGTGCTGACGCCGATATTGGGCGATGATGAAGAGATGAAGCAGGGCTCGGCACTGCCGTTTACCGACTTATTGGCCGCCATTGCCATTAATACCCTTGTTGCGGTGAATCTGGTTTTCCTGCTCTATAACATTGTGGATTTTTCCTATCTCTGGATTAAGAAGGCGCTGCCGCAGGGATTAAGCTATTCCGAATATGCCCGGAGCGGAACATTATGGCTGACCCTGGCGCTGGCCTTGACCAGTCTGGTGTTGGGAGTGATTTTCATCAGGGACCTGAATTTCCACCGCCGCACCCGGCTGCTGAAGATACTGGCTTGGATTTGGGTGGCTCAGAACCTGATTATTGCGGTTGGGACATTTCATCGGCTGTTGATGTATATAGATTGTAACGGCCTAACCCGGATGCGCATTGTCGGCGCTTACGGCATCCTGCTGGTGGTCATCGGATTATTAATCGTGGCTTTGAAGATGCATCGGGTGAAGAGTTTTCTCTGGATGACCCGGCGTCATCTGCTGGCCTTTTCCCTGGGGCTTCTGGCATTGGTCATCACGCCGATGGATGTAGTGGTATTCAAATATAATGTCCATCTTATTTTACACGGTAATCCCCGCTCAGCGGTCCAGTTGATTGTCCAGCCCATCACGGCCGAGGGTATTCCGGCCCTGATTCCGCTGCTGGACTGTAAGGATGAAACTATCCGTAAGGGGGTGGCTGGTATTCTGCTCCGGGAGCAGGAAAATTTGCGGCAACTGCAGGATAAGGAACAGCGCTGGGTGGAGCGGGAACTGTCGCGCTTCAACGCCCTGAAGGAAATCAAATCAGTCCGGAGCACATTAGAGAAGATTATACCTGACGGGCAATGGCAAAAGGCGATTAATGATCTTAACGAGCATACCAAGAAATGGTATTAA
- a CDS encoding peptidylprolyl isomerase, which yields MSPTTEKQNPSNREARIYPNKPPPGKEDIIQIPFWAKISTFINTHQNLLFFILLSVCLVAGLLWWRHYRLDKMTQEASYKLEKSDNAEELKGMLQNYGMTPVAPLIRYKLANIYLNENKFDEAKKEYDYILEKFPKHPITEQVTQLLNQLKVNEEWAKGELNKQLAEISQKRNLPRLTIMTAKGDLEIELYEDDAPNTVANFISIIQANVYSPTAVYEIRPDLGVCLGRKEPLDYAISFEENQIKHKEGVLGMIRDTDVSSGKPMPSDSYRFYIYTSDKENEELDGKYTIFGRVVKGMPVVRMLTKDDAITSVVINFKRLHEYKADKVNIEKSSTPITPAGTEPPKKLPF from the coding sequence ATGAGTCCGACAACAGAGAAACAGAATCCCTCAAACCGCGAGGCCAGGATATATCCCAATAAACCGCCGCCTGGCAAGGAAGATATTATCCAGATTCCGTTCTGGGCCAAGATATCCACCTTTATCAACACCCACCAAAACCTGCTGTTCTTTATCCTGTTAAGCGTCTGCCTGGTTGCCGGACTGCTCTGGTGGCGCCATTACCGGCTTGACAAGATGACCCAAGAGGCATCATATAAACTGGAAAAGTCTGATAATGCCGAAGAATTAAAAGGCATGCTCCAAAATTATGGCATGACGCCGGTCGCCCCGCTCATCAGGTATAAATTGGCTAATATTTACCTGAACGAGAATAAATTTGACGAAGCTAAAAAGGAATACGACTATATCCTGGAAAAATTCCCCAAGCACCCTATCACCGAGCAGGTAACCCAGCTGCTCAATCAGCTCAAGGTCAACGAAGAATGGGCCAAGGGCGAATTAAACAAGCAGCTGGCTGAAATATCCCAGAAGAGGAATCTGCCCCGCCTGACCATAATGACCGCCAAGGGTGACCTTGAGATAGAACTCTACGAGGATGACGCGCCTAATACCGTGGCTAATTTTATATCCATTATCCAAGCCAACGTCTATTCGCCCACCGCGGTCTATGAAATCAGGCCTGACTTGGGCGTGTGTCTGGGACGGAAAGAGCCGCTGGACTATGCTATCTCATTTGAGGAAAACCAAATCAAGCACAAGGAAGGCGTGCTTGGTATGATTCGTGACACAGACGTTTCCTCAGGTAAGCCGATGCCTTCAGACAGTTACAGATTTTATATCTATACAAGTGACAAAGAAAATGAAGAACTGGACGGCAAATACACCATCTTCGGCCGGGTGGTAAAAGGCATGCCGGTGGTCCGGATGCTGACCAAGGATGACGCCATAACCTCTGTCGTGATTAACTTCAAGCGCCTGCACGAATACAAGGCAGACAAAGTGAATATAGAAAAATCCTCTACCCCGATTACCCCGGCCGGAACCGAGCCGCCGAAAAAGTTACCATTTTAA
- the ribE gene encoding riboflavin synthase: protein MFTGIVQQIGQIIKTAQKGSLLQLTVKIPAMDKQVKIGDSIAINGVCLTVTTKTSHKNTFTFDVMSETVKRTTLSSFKAGDKVNTELAIMSGDPFGGHFVQGHIDTVGKVSSITKSGSNCLIQITCPPETAKSIIEKGSIAIDGVSLTAFDIRSDRFSLGLIPHTLKSTILGAKKIGDKVNIEVDMLGKYIQKLLPQKPPAGSRSDDGF, encoded by the coding sequence ATGTTTACAGGCATCGTCCAGCAAATAGGCCAGATAATAAAGACCGCCCAAAAAGGCTCTTTATTGCAACTGACCGTCAAGATACCTGCCATGGATAAACAGGTTAAAATCGGAGACAGCATCGCCATTAACGGCGTCTGCCTGACCGTGACCACCAAGACCAGCCATAAAAACACCTTTACCTTTGACGTAATGTCCGAGACGGTCAAACGAACAACACTGAGTTCATTCAAAGCCGGCGACAAGGTCAATACGGAACTGGCGATAATGTCCGGAGACCCTTTTGGCGGACACTTTGTCCAGGGGCATATTGATACCGTGGGCAAGGTATCATCCATAACAAAATCAGGTTCAAATTGCCTGATACAGATCACCTGCCCGCCGGAAACTGCCAAATCCATCATAGAAAAAGGCTCGATTGCCATTGACGGCGTGAGTTTAACCGCATTTGATATCCGTTCCGACCGGTTTTCGCTCGGCCTGATTCCCCATACTCTTAAATCTACCATTCTCGGAGCTAAGAAAATCGGAGATAAGGTCAATATCGAGGTGGATATGCTCGGTAAATATATCCAGAAGCTGCTACCCCAAAAGCCGCCGGCCGGTTCCCGCTCGGATGACGGATTTTAA
- the hydA gene encoding dihydropyrimidinase, protein MKIKILNGTVVTSAEAFKADIAIENGVITKIERKSKTASADLLPEFEADKVIDAKGQYILPGGVDVHTHFDMPFGGTVTADNFYTGTVAAACGGTTTFIDFAIQNKGETLKQTLDNWHKKAESKAVIDYSFHVALTDVNDNTISEIPEIINQGVTSFKLFMAYKGSLMSSPEAIGRILAESGKLGFLTMLHCENGEEIDKLTRELLANGKTSPFYHALSRPADSEEQAVAQAIKLASDNNGNLYIVHLSSEGGLKNVKKTLLGNKRVFAETCPQYLTLSIDKYTEAPNAPLIKGDKGSVNLPPEFEGAKYVMSPPLRGKYNLTALWDGIKAGAINTVASDHCAFNFNGQKTLGLNDFSKIPNGIPGVETRLYLLFNEIIKDKNTNINKLVDVFATAPAKLFGLYPKKGEIAIGADADIVVFNPNLKLHIKKIKLHQDVDYCPFEGYKGKGAISCVIASGQVIVQKHAFCGAKGSGKFLKRNKFNPLCLQASSSK, encoded by the coding sequence ATGAAGATAAAAATACTCAACGGCACGGTGGTAACCTCAGCCGAGGCATTTAAGGCGGATATCGCCATAGAAAACGGCGTTATCACCAAGATAGAACGCAAGTCAAAGACCGCCAGCGCTGATTTATTGCCCGAATTTGAGGCCGACAAAGTGATTGACGCCAAGGGCCAATACATCCTGCCCGGCGGAGTCGACGTTCACACCCATTTTGATATGCCGTTCGGCGGCACGGTCACGGCCGATAATTTCTACACCGGCACGGTGGCCGCGGCCTGCGGCGGAACCACCACGTTTATTGATTTCGCCATCCAGAACAAAGGCGAGACCCTTAAGCAAACCCTTGACAACTGGCACAAAAAAGCCGAATCTAAGGCTGTGATTGACTACTCGTTCCACGTCGCCCTGACCGATGTGAATGACAATACCATCTCGGAAATTCCGGAAATCATCAACCAAGGCGTTACCTCATTTAAACTCTTCATGGCTTATAAAGGCAGCTTGATGTCCAGCCCGGAAGCCATCGGTCGAATATTAGCCGAATCAGGCAAACTCGGATTCCTGACCATGCTCCACTGCGAGAACGGCGAAGAAATAGATAAATTAACCAGGGAACTCCTGGCCAACGGCAAGACCTCGCCCTTTTATCACGCCTTGAGCCGGCCGGCTGACTCGGAGGAACAGGCCGTAGCCCAGGCGATAAAACTGGCATCGGACAATAACGGCAACCTCTATATCGTGCATTTGAGTTCTGAAGGCGGACTGAAGAATGTTAAGAAAACACTCTTGGGAAATAAAAGGGTATTCGCCGAGACCTGCCCGCAATACTTAACTTTATCCATTGACAAATATACTGAAGCGCCGAATGCGCCCTTGATAAAAGGGGACAAAGGCAGCGTTAACCTGCCGCCTGAATTTGAGGGCGCCAAATACGTGATGTCTCCGCCCTTGCGGGGCAAATATAATCTCACGGCCCTTTGGGACGGCATCAAGGCCGGCGCCATTAACACGGTGGCATCGGACCACTGCGCCTTCAACTTTAACGGGCAGAAGACGCTGGGATTGAATGACTTCTCCAAGATACCCAACGGCATACCGGGCGTGGAAACCAGATTATACCTGTTATTCAACGAAATCATAAAGGACAAAAATACTAATATCAATAAATTAGTGGACGTCTTTGCCACGGCGCCGGCCAAACTGTTCGGGCTCTATCCCAAAAAGGGAGAAATAGCCATAGGCGCCGATGCTGATATCGTGGTGTTTAACCCTAACCTAAAACTGCATATCAAGAAAATCAAACTTCACCAGGATGTCGACTACTGCCCCTTTGAAGGATACAAAGGCAAGGGCGCTATTTCCTGTGTCATTGCCAGCGGACAGGTCATTGTCCAGAAACACGCTTTCTGTGGCGCCAAAGGAAGCGGCAAATTCCTGAAACGCAATAAATTCAACCCGTTATGTTTACAGGCATCGTCCAGCAAATAG
- the rfbA gene encoding glucose-1-phosphate thymidylyltransferase RfbA has product MKGIILAGGSGTRLYPVTLGVCKQLLPIYDKPMIYYPLSILMFSGIREILIISTPQDLPRFKTVFNDGRHLGLNISYQEQAHPNGIAESFILGQEFIGKDDVCLLLGDNIFYGHNFLTLLKKTVEDVKTKRGATVFGYNVRNPQAYGVVDFDAAGRVLSIEEKPKQPKSNYAVTGLYFYDNEVVRIAKSIKPSWRNELEITDVNKEYLKNNKLRVELLGRGVSWLDTGTPEDLLDAAEFIAILEKRQGLKVACIEEIAYQLGYIDKKQLLGLIEPLKKTSYGQYLQNIADK; this is encoded by the coding sequence ATGAAAGGTATCATATTAGCCGGCGGCAGCGGGACACGTCTTTATCCGGTGACACTCGGGGTTTGCAAACAGTTACTGCCGATTTATGACAAGCCGATGATTTACTACCCGTTATCGATTCTGATGTTTTCCGGCATACGGGAAATCCTGATTATATCAACACCACAGGATCTGCCTAGGTTTAAGACGGTGTTTAACGACGGCCGGCATCTGGGTCTTAACATCTCTTACCAGGAGCAAGCTCATCCCAATGGCATTGCTGAGTCATTTATATTGGGCCAGGAATTCATCGGTAAAGACGATGTCTGCCTGTTATTAGGCGATAATATATTTTACGGGCACAACTTCCTGACGCTCCTGAAAAAGACGGTTGAGGACGTGAAGACCAAACGCGGCGCTACCGTTTTCGGATATAATGTCCGTAATCCGCAGGCCTATGGAGTGGTGGATTTTGATGCCGCCGGTCGGGTGTTGTCGATAGAAGAGAAACCTAAACAGCCCAAATCCAACTATGCGGTCACCGGCCTCTACTTCTATGACAATGAAGTGGTCCGGATTGCCAAAAGCATAAAACCTTCCTGGAGAAACGAGCTGGAGATTACCGATGTTAATAAGGAATACCTGAAGAATAACAAACTGCGGGTAGAACTTCTGGGCCGAGGTGTGTCATGGCTTGATACCGGCACGCCCGAGGATTTACTGGATGCGGCCGAGTTCATCGCTATTTTAGAAAAACGGCAGGGATTGAAAGTCGCGTGTATAGAAGAAATAGCATATCAATTGGGATACATAGACAAGAAACAATTATTGGGATTGATAGAACCGCTCAAGAAAACCAGTTATGGCCAGTATCTTCAGAATATAGCCGATAAGTAG
- a CDS encoding DUF362 domain-containing protein translates to MSKSNPSAVYFTPTDNNEPTASVSSKLKSLFRKAGFNKLLKKDDFVALKMHLGEEKKKSFISPVFVKVIVDIVKEANAKPFVTDTNTLYESPRVNAVDHLGLAARHGFSYENLGCPVIIADGLIGENQVSVPFQGERIHIAGLAKRVDVILALTHCTGHLLTGYGGAIKNIAMGLSGRGGKLDQHSGVKPEIITGDCQACEVCIIHCPAEAITLVNGKAHIDKDICYGCGECFAVCPHKAVKVDKWHATSDRMQAKMARYCAGILKDKRAGFINFATTITKNCDCIDKPEKPLLPDLGILASSDPVAIDMASIDLINQKAERDIFREVWPEIDYTIQFRESEKLGVGSRAYKIE, encoded by the coding sequence GTGAGTAAATCTAATCCGAGCGCCGTTTATTTCACACCTACCGATAATAACGAGCCGACTGCTTCTGTCTCCTCTAAGCTGAAATCACTGTTCAGGAAGGCCGGATTTAATAAGCTGCTCAAGAAGGATGATTTCGTGGCGCTTAAGATGCACTTGGGCGAAGAGAAAAAGAAGAGTTTTATATCTCCAGTATTCGTCAAGGTGATTGTTGATATAGTCAAGGAAGCCAATGCCAAGCCGTTTGTTACCGATACCAACACCCTTTATGAAAGCCCGCGGGTTAATGCGGTGGACCATCTGGGACTGGCCGCCCGGCACGGGTTTTCCTATGAGAATCTGGGCTGTCCGGTCATTATTGCTGACGGGCTCATCGGCGAGAATCAGGTATCGGTCCCATTCCAGGGCGAGCGGATTCATATTGCCGGCCTGGCCAAGCGGGTTGATGTTATCCTTGCCCTGACCCATTGCACCGGTCATTTGCTGACCGGTTATGGCGGCGCTATAAAGAATATTGCCATGGGCCTGTCCGGACGGGGCGGCAAGTTGGACCAGCATTCTGGTGTCAAACCGGAGATTATCACCGGCGACTGCCAGGCCTGCGAGGTCTGCATCATCCACTGCCCGGCAGAGGCGATTACGCTTGTTAATGGTAAGGCGCATATTGATAAGGATATTTGTTATGGATGCGGCGAGTGCTTTGCTGTCTGTCCGCACAAGGCGGTCAAGGTTGACAAGTGGCATGCGACTTCTGACCGTATGCAGGCCAAGATGGCCCGCTATTGCGCCGGTATCCTCAAAGATAAAAGAGCCGGATTCATCAACTTTGCTACCACCATCACCAAGAATTGTGACTGCATTGATAAACCCGAAAAACCACTGTTGCCTGATTTGGGTATTCTGGCTTCCTCAGACCCGGTGGCGATTGACATGGCCAGCATTGATCTGATTAACCAGAAGGCGGAGAGAGATATTTTCCGGGAGGTCTGGCCTGAGATTGATTATACCATTCAGTTCAGGGAGTCGGAGAAACTAGGAGTCGGCAGCCGGGCTTATAAAATAGAATAA